A stretch of DNA from Natrinema halophilum:
CGAACGGCCCCGCCGTCGAGTCGGTCGGATTGCTCAGCACCCTCTTCGGCGAGCAGTTGCCGCTTTCCGACGACGTGATCACGGCCGCACGAGGCCGTCTCGAGGAAGTGTTTTCCGTCCGAGACGCGCTCACCGCGGCCGCTGCGGGGACCGTCACGGCGATGCACGACGTAACCGAGGGCGGTCTCGCCGGGGCGCTCACCGAAATGGCCGACGGTGCGGGCGTTCGGTTTGCGATAAACCGCGCGGCCGTCCCGATGCGCCCCGGCGTCCGGGAGGTGTGTGATTCCCTCGAGATCGATCCCTGGGCGGCGACCAGTTGCGGGTCGCTCGTAATTGCGGTCGAACCCGACAGCGTGGACGACGTTCGAAAGGCGCTCGCGGACCGTGGCACGCCGGTCGCCGAGATCGGCCGCGTCGAAGCCGCCGGAACGACCGGCGGGACGGTAACCGTCGACGACGAGCGACTCGAGCACCCGCGTGTCGACCCGTCTTGGGAAGCGTACGCGAAACTGGCAAACGAGACGAACACCTGATCCGGATTTCGATACGGCCGACGACTGTCAGCGACTACCGGTACCCGCCCACGTCACTCGCCGGACCGCTTGCAGTACCGCGTCGACGGTGAGTTGAACGATGCCGGACACGCGTCTCTCACTCCTCGAGCGCGTCGACCCACTCCGGGCGATCGACCGAGACATTTCCCAGTTCAGTGACTCAAAAGGACTGATTGCGCGTAATCGCCGTTCCGTTAACATCCCCGCCGAGCGAGAGGCTGACCTCGATGACGATTCCGTCGAAAGAGGCGAGGACCGTTGCATCCGATTCCAGACTCTCGACGGACGGTTCCCCGACTGTGACCGCCTCGAGATCGTACTTTCGGAGTTCACGGCTGCACCGGGTGACCGTTCCTGCGGGTGCGTCGGTCCCGGCGTCGAAAATGCCGCCGAGGCTCTCCCGTCCGGAAATGTGGTCTGGCTCGTGAGTCTCCGCGAACGGTCTGTGCAGTTCCGTCAGTGACGACGCCGTGTTGGCTTCGCTCGTCGTCTGCGTATATCGGGTGTCCCGTCTACGTATACCTGAGTCGTTTCGGAAAGCGAATCCGAGACGAACAACTGACATCCGTCGGTGCGGCTACTCCGCGTCCGCTGGAAGATGTCTGTCGAGGCGGTGCCAGTGGTCGCAATCTTTTCGGTGAGCGCGTATCCCCGTTCGGCCAACGATCGACGAATGGCCGTGATGAGGGCCCAGTCTTCGATACCGTTCGCGTCGTTTCCGGTCGGACTTACGCTCGCCGACGACGTTTCGTTCGATTCGTCGTCCGGTGCAGTCGTCGACATAACCGCGATAGATCCCCCGTGGCATCGGATATCCGATTTCTGACCATCACCGCTTAGTATAACCAGGGAATACAATATCACATGCGAACACCAGCACCCGATGGCAGACCGGTCGGGTTGACGATCGCGGGAAGCGACTCCGGTGGCGGCGCGGGGATTCAGGCTGACCTCGCAACGATGGCCGCCCACGGCGTCTTCGGTACGTCGGCGATTACCGCCGTTACCGCCCAGCATACGCGTGGCGTCGAATCCACGCACGTAATGCCACCCGAGGAAGTCGACGCGCAACTCGGGGCCGTCACCGACGACTTCGCGATCGGTGGTGCAAAGACGGGCATGTTGGCGACTGCCGAGGTCATCGAAACCGTCACCGACCGCGCCGGTGACTTCGACTTTCCACTAGTCGTCGATCCCGTGATGGTGGCGACCTCCGGCGATCGGCTGCTCGAGCGCGCGGCTGAACGCGCCTACGAGGATCTGCTCGCCCAGGCGACGCTGGCGACGCCCAACGCCGACGAAGCCGCGGTACTGACCGACGTCGACATCACCGACGAAGAGAGCGCCCGCGAGGCCGGTAAAGCGATCCTCGAGACCGGCGTCGACGCCGTTCTTGTAAAGGGCGGTCACGTCCCCGGCGAGCACGTCAGGGACGTGCTGGTCACCGCCGACACCGTCCGAACCTTCGAACATCCTCGCGTCGAAACGGATGCGACCCACGGCTCAGGCTGTGCACTCGCTGCGGCGATCGCGGCTCGCCTCGCAAAGGACGAACCGCTCGAAACCGCCGTCGCTGGCGCAACCGACTTCCTCGCACGCGCGGTGCGGTATCACTACGACGTCGGTCGGGGTCACGGCGCGGTCAACCACATGGTTCCGCTGCGAAACGAAGCCACGCGCGAGACGAGCGCCGAGGAAGTGCAGGCGGCCGTCGATCGATTCGTCGACGCCGACGTCTCGGCGCTCGTTCCCGAGGTCGGTATGAACGTCGTCGGCGCGACGCCTTACGCCGAATCCGTCGCCGAAACCGCCGCCGTTGAGGGTCGTATTACGCGTACGCTCTCCGGTGTCCAGCCGAACCGCGGCGTCAGATTCGGCGCTTCGAGTCACGTCGCCCGCTTCCTGCTCTCGGGGCGAGAGTTTTTCCCTGCGTTGCGGTTTGCGGTCAACTGCCGGTTCGACGCGGATGTGGAGAGGGCCCTCGAGACGATCGACTGGCCGATCGC
This window harbors:
- the thiD gene encoding bifunctional hydroxymethylpyrimidine kinase/phosphomethylpyrimidine kinase encodes the protein MRTPAPDGRPVGLTIAGSDSGGGAGIQADLATMAAHGVFGTSAITAVTAQHTRGVESTHVMPPEEVDAQLGAVTDDFAIGGAKTGMLATAEVIETVTDRAGDFDFPLVVDPVMVATSGDRLLERAAERAYEDLLAQATLATPNADEAAVLTDVDITDEESAREAGKAILETGVDAVLVKGGHVPGEHVRDVLVTADTVRTFEHPRVETDATHGSGCALAAAIAARLAKDEPLETAVAGATDFLARAVRYHYDVGRGHGAVNHMVPLRNEATRETSAEEVQAAVDRFVDADVSALVPEVGMNVVGATPYAESVAETAAVEGRITRTLSGVQPNRGVRFGASSHVARFLLSGREFFPALRFAVNCRFDADVERALETIDWPIAEFDRAAEPDKVKETEGSTMGWGARQAFADRDEPPVAVVDRGEIGKEAIVKLVAEDATTLADRTLALDEEVAK
- a CDS encoding AIR synthase family protein; the protein is MTDLGKIDRTFFDRHIAPNLGADRDDVAVGPTHGVDFGVLDIGGQALVTATDPLSILPDLGLEWASRFALDVVLADVAVSGVDPSHLSICFTLPEEVTDDDFATIWQTIHAECEDLGVAVVTGHTARYADLSYPWLGAATAMGVGTHEDIVRPDGANKGDRLLLTNGPAVESVGLLSTLFGEQLPLSDDVITAARGRLEEVFSVRDALTAAAAGTVTAMHDVTEGGLAGALTEMADGAGVRFAINRAAVPMRPGVREVCDSLEIDPWAATSCGSLVIAVEPDSVDDVRKALADRGTPVAEIGRVEAAGTTGGTVTVDDERLEHPRVDPSWEAYAKLANETNT